The DNA region AAACCTTTACTGCCCTGGAATCGACCATTCTTTCGATCAACAGGGTGGTAACCGGAAATGAGCAGAGCTTCAATAGCATTATCGTTCACTTAGACAGCATTTCCAATACGTTGGAAGGGTCAAGTGATGACTACGCCAAGCTCATGAGCAATATGGCTACCGTGTCGGATACTCTGGCCAAGGTCGATTTCATTACTACGATGAACGAATTGAATTCGGTGATGGCGCGGATCGACTCGATCACGGCACGGATCGAAGCTGGAGAAGGGACATTGGGTAAATTGTCTCAGGATGAACAGCTGTACGATAACCTGGAACGAAGTACTGAAGAGTTGAGTGAGCTGTTGTACGATCTTAAAATGAATCCATCGCGCTACGTTCGTTTCTCCGTTTTCGGAGGAAACAAAAAGTACGAAGAGCCGGTTGAGGAAGAAAAAGAAGAGTAATGCACTTTGGAATAGCCAACATCATTTTCATTTTGATCCTGGGCGGTGCCATTTTTCTTTTTGCCCGTAACGTAGGAAGGATCCGTATGAATATCATGCTCGGGAAGGATGTGGACCGAAGTGATCGAAAGAGCGAACGCTGGTCGGAAATGGCCGGGGTAGCTCTAGGACAATCAAAGATGGTTCGTAGACCGATTGCCGGGTTTCTGCACGTGGTGATCTATGCCGGATTCGTTATTATCAACATCGAAGTGCTTGAAATATTGATCGACGGGGTGTTGGGTACTCACCGCGTGTTTTCATTTCTGGGAGGGTTCTACGATTTTCTCATAGAATCATTCGAGATATTGGCCCTAGGCGTGTTGCTCTCCTGTGTGTTCTTCTTGACTCGCCGTTACATTTCGCAAATTCCGCGTTTTTGGGACAAGGAAATGAAAGGTTGGCCGACCAAGGATGCTACGATAATTTTGGCGGCCGAGATACTGCTCATGTTGGCCTTTTTAAAGATGAACGGAGCGGACTACGTTCTTCAGTCTCGAGGTGTTGACCCTTATGTCCAAGCGGGTGCCTATCCGGTGAGTTCGTGGCTCATGGCACCGATCTTGTCAAATTTCTCAGACTGTTGGTTGATCATGGTCGAGCGTGCCGCGTGGTGGTTTCACATCGTCGGTATTCTGGCCTTCTTGAACTATTTGGTGATCTCCAAGCACTTCCACATCATTTTGGCCTTTCCGAATGTATGGTATTCCAATTTGAATGCTAAGGGTCGATTTACGAATATGGCAGAGGTCACCAAAGAGGTGAAGATGATGATGGACCCGAATGCCGATCCTTTTGCCGCTCCGGCAGAAGGTGCCGAACAACCAGGCCGATTTGGAGCGAAGGATGTGACCGACCTGAACTGGGTTCAGTTAATGAATGCTTATAGCTGTACCGAATGTGGACGCTGTACGAGTGTTTGCCCGGCCAATCAAACCGGAAAGGAATTATCGCCTCGAAAGATCATGATGGATACCCGCGATCGTTTAGAGGTCGTAGGTAGCAATATTCGAGCAAACGGGGGAGAGTCCAAAGATGACGGAACGAGTTTGCTGGATGGACACATCAGTCGTGAAGAGTTATGGGCATGCACGAGCTGTAACGCTTGTGTAGATGCATGTCCGATCAATATTGATCCACTTTCGATCATTGTCGATATGCGTCGTTATTTAGTGATGGAAGAGTCGGCGGCTCCTAGCGAGCTCAACGTCATGATGATGAATGTAGAGAACAACGGTGCGCCCTGGGCATTTTCGTCTGCGGACCGACTAAACTGGAAGGATGAGTGAGAAGAGTTTAAGATTCATCAAGGACGAGCACGGAAA from Flavobacteriales bacterium includes:
- a CDS encoding (Fe-S)-binding protein — its product is MHFGIANIIFILILGGAIFLFARNVGRIRMNIMLGKDVDRSDRKSERWSEMAGVALGQSKMVRRPIAGFLHVVIYAGFVIINIEVLEILIDGVLGTHRVFSFLGGFYDFLIESFEILALGVLLSCVFFLTRRYISQIPRFWDKEMKGWPTKDATIILAAEILLMLAFLKMNGADYVLQSRGVDPYVQAGAYPVSSWLMAPILSNFSDCWLIMVERAAWWFHIVGILAFLNYLVISKHFHIILAFPNVWYSNLNAKGRFTNMAEVTKEVKMMMDPNADPFAAPAEGAEQPGRFGAKDVTDLNWVQLMNAYSCTECGRCTSVCPANQTGKELSPRKIMMDTRDRLEVVGSNIRANGGESKDDGTSLLDGHISREELWACTSCNACVDACPINIDPLSIIVDMRRYLVMEESAAPSELNVMMMNVENNGAPWAFSSADRLNWKDE